The Nocardioides campestrisoli genome includes a window with the following:
- a CDS encoding DNA polymerase IV, with protein MRRTASVLHLDLDAFFASVEQRDKPSLRGKPVIVGGVGGRGVVSTASYEARVFGVRSAMSTREARARCPHAAFLSGRFHAYRQASAAVMGVLRSVSPLVEPLSLDEAFVDLEAAGLDDLGIDAVTATAERLRAEVREVTGGLTASVGIGSSKFIAKVASELDKPDGLTVVPPGTEQELLRPLPASVIPGVGPATTERLRRAGIHTVAQLEAVSEDELVRLLGRALGTGLYALARGRDDRPVVAERETKSVSMEDTYDTDLTDRRLMEGLITRQASAVAARLAKQGLSGRTVTLKVRLHDFTTLSRSTTLPGPTDSPQVIGRLARRLLGDLDTSGGVRLLGVGVSGLADWIQDGLFGDEPEEPETPVEDGTESTEPTEMVEPPRRGTGWRPGMDVVHADLGPGWVWGSGRGVVTVRFETATTPPGPVRSFREDDPLLTPGPVPAE; from the coding sequence ATGCGCCGCACCGCCTCGGTGCTCCACCTGGACCTGGACGCCTTCTTCGCCTCCGTCGAGCAGCGCGACAAGCCCTCGCTGCGCGGCAAGCCCGTGATCGTCGGCGGGGTCGGCGGCCGCGGCGTGGTCTCCACCGCCTCCTACGAGGCCCGCGTGTTCGGGGTCCGCTCGGCGATGTCGACGCGCGAGGCCCGCGCGCGGTGCCCGCACGCCGCCTTCCTCTCCGGGCGGTTCCACGCCTACCGGCAGGCGAGCGCCGCGGTGATGGGCGTCCTGCGGTCGGTCTCGCCGCTGGTCGAGCCGCTCTCCCTGGACGAGGCGTTCGTCGACCTGGAGGCGGCCGGCCTCGACGACCTCGGGATCGACGCCGTGACGGCGACCGCGGAGCGGCTGCGGGCCGAGGTGCGCGAGGTGACCGGCGGCCTCACCGCCTCGGTGGGGATCGGCTCCTCGAAGTTCATCGCCAAGGTGGCCAGCGAGCTGGACAAGCCGGACGGCCTGACCGTAGTCCCGCCGGGCACCGAGCAGGAGCTGCTGCGCCCCCTGCCGGCCAGCGTCATCCCCGGCGTCGGGCCGGCCACCACCGAGCGGTTGCGCCGGGCCGGGATCCACACGGTGGCGCAGCTGGAGGCCGTGAGCGAGGACGAGCTGGTGCGGCTCCTGGGCCGGGCCCTGGGTACCGGCCTGTACGCGCTCGCGCGCGGCCGCGACGACCGCCCGGTGGTCGCCGAGCGCGAGACCAAGTCGGTGAGCATGGAGGACACCTACGACACCGACCTGACCGACCGCAGGCTGATGGAGGGGCTGATCACCCGCCAGGCCTCCGCGGTGGCGGCTCGGCTGGCCAAGCAGGGCCTGTCGGGACGCACCGTCACCTTGAAGGTGCGGTTGCACGACTTCACCACGCTCAGCCGTTCCACGACCCTCCCAGGGCCCACCGACTCCCCCCAGGTGATCGGCCGGCTGGCCCGCCGCCTGCTGGGCGACCTGGACACCTCCGGCGGCGTCCGCCTGCTCGGGGTGGGGGTCTCCGGCCTGGCGGACTGGATCCAGGACGGTCTCTTCGGTGACGAGCCGGAGGAGCCCGAGACTCCGGTGGAGGACGGCACCGAGTCCACGGAGCCCACCGAGATGGTGGAGCCACCCCGGCGCGGGACCGGCTGGCGCCCGGGCATGGACGTCGTGCACGCCGATCTGGGGCCCGGCTGGGTCTGGGGGTCAGGCCGCGGGGTGGTGACCGTCCGGTTCGAGACGGCGACGACGCCGCCCGGCCCGGTCCGCTCCTTCCGCGAGGACGACCCGCTGCTGACGCCCGGCCCGGTCCCCGCGGAGTGA
- a CDS encoding DUF4192 domain-containing protein, with protein sequence MERPMNLTARSAEDLLACVPLVLGFVPQESVVMLGLGSGAVPHARVDLGSPDELDGAVRALVGPAVRHRLRRVSLFVFTDLDRALGPSRRLLRAFGARGIEVVSLVAYDGRVWCWADPPVTGTTRHPFEVLTHPFVTEAVVAGRVVMASREELARSLDPLPVRVAAVSAALARTRRPAPGWVRETTAALVRQQAAPNAAQTATLVLATATAALRDEAWGEVSRAEAPSHVDVWRTVLRSCPPGHAAGPAAVLAFLAWRAGEGALAWCAVEVAHRGPGTCSLTELVVELLEQAISPDAWPPPAPESSEVRVLRGRRPAR encoded by the coding sequence ATGGAGAGACCGATGAACCTGACCGCCCGATCCGCCGAGGACCTGCTCGCCTGCGTCCCCCTGGTGCTGGGATTCGTCCCCCAGGAGTCGGTGGTGATGCTCGGGCTGGGGTCGGGTGCCGTCCCGCACGCCCGGGTCGACCTGGGGAGTCCCGACGAGCTCGACGGGGCCGTCCGGGCCCTTGTCGGGCCCGCCGTCCGGCACCGGCTGCGCCGGGTCTCCCTGTTCGTCTTCACCGACCTGGACCGGGCACTCGGTCCGTCCCGCAGGCTGCTGCGGGCCTTCGGTGCGCGAGGGATCGAGGTCGTCTCGCTGGTGGCCTACGACGGCCGGGTGTGGTGCTGGGCGGACCCGCCGGTGACTGGCACCACCCGCCACCCGTTCGAGGTGCTGACCCACCCGTTCGTCACCGAGGCGGTGGTCGCCGGCCGGGTGGTCATGGCCTCGCGCGAGGAGCTGGCCCGGTCCCTCGACCCGCTGCCTGTCCGGGTGGCGGCCGTCTCCGCGGCGCTGGCCCGGACCCGACGACCTGCGCCGGGCTGGGTGCGCGAGACCACCGCGGCGCTGGTGCGGCAGCAGGCCGCGCCGAACGCGGCGCAGACCGCCACGCTGGTCCTCGCGACGGCGACGGCTGCGTTGCGCGACGAGGCGTGGGGCGAGGTCTCGCGGGCCGAGGCGCCCTCGCACGTCGACGTGTGGCGCACCGTCCTGCGCTCCTGCCCGCCCGGGCACGCGGCCGGGCCGGCCGCGGTGCTCGCCTTCCTGGCCTGGCGGGCGGGGGAGGGGGCGCTGGCCTGGTGCGCGGTGGAGGTCGCGCACCGCGGCCCGGGCACCTGCTCGCTCACGGAGCTGGTCGTCGAGCTCCTCGAGCAGGCGATCTCCCCGGACGCGTGGCCGCCTCCGGCTCCGGAGTCCTCCGAGGTCCGCGTCCTGAGGGGAAGACGCCCGGCGCGATGA
- a CDS encoding glutamate-cysteine ligase family protein, translating into MGEEVEAQEFSRADRTRHREKVRRGLDVFARMLRESRFDTDDPMTGLEVEFNLIDAEGDPALRSMEALAAIADPAFQTELGQFNVEINCQPARLRERGLEAFETGLRNSLNDAEGKSSTVGAHLVMIGILPTLTDAHMTPESLSPNPRYHLLSEQILDARGEDITVEISGVEQLESTTDSIVPEAACTSTQLHVQTSPDEFAAYWNASQVIAGVQLAVGANSPYLLGRELWRETRIPLFEQATDTRSEELKAQGVRPRVWFGERWITSVFDLFEENVRYFPALLPVTEDEDPLQVLEDGGTPSLHELRLHNGTIYRWNRPVYDVTPEGPHLRVENRLLAAGPTVADTIANAAFYFGLVRALATDDRPLWSQMSFSAAEENFYVAARHGISAQVYWPGLGQVSASELVLRRLLPLADQGLAESGVERAERDRFLGMIEQRCLKRTNGAEWFVTQVRARGERNREDALRSTLLEYVERMHSNEPVHTWS; encoded by the coding sequence ATGGGAGAAGAGGTGGAGGCACAGGAGTTCTCTCGGGCGGACCGCACGCGGCACCGGGAGAAGGTCCGGCGAGGACTCGACGTCTTCGCCCGGATGCTGCGCGAGTCGCGGTTCGACACCGACGACCCGATGACCGGCCTCGAGGTCGAGTTCAACCTGATCGACGCCGAGGGTGACCCGGCGCTGCGGAGCATGGAGGCGCTCGCCGCCATCGCCGACCCCGCGTTCCAGACCGAGCTCGGCCAGTTCAACGTGGAGATCAACTGCCAGCCCGCCCGGCTGCGCGAGCGTGGGCTGGAGGCCTTCGAGACCGGGTTGCGCAACAGCCTCAACGACGCCGAGGGCAAGTCCTCGACGGTGGGCGCGCACCTGGTGATGATCGGGATCCTGCCCACCCTGACCGACGCGCACATGACGCCGGAGTCGCTCAGCCCGAACCCGCGCTACCACCTGCTCAGCGAGCAGATCCTCGACGCGCGCGGGGAGGACATCACCGTCGAGATCTCCGGGGTCGAGCAGCTGGAGAGCACCACGGACTCGATCGTCCCCGAGGCGGCGTGCACCAGCACCCAGCTGCACGTCCAGACCTCGCCCGACGAGTTCGCCGCGTACTGGAACGCCAGCCAGGTGATCGCGGGCGTGCAGCTCGCGGTGGGGGCCAACTCGCCGTACCTGCTGGGGCGCGAGCTGTGGCGCGAGACCCGGATCCCGCTGTTCGAGCAGGCCACCGACACCCGCAGCGAGGAGCTCAAGGCCCAGGGGGTCCGCCCGCGTGTCTGGTTCGGCGAGCGCTGGATCACCTCCGTCTTCGACCTCTTCGAGGAGAACGTCCGGTACTTCCCGGCCCTGCTGCCGGTGACCGAGGACGAGGACCCGCTGCAGGTGCTCGAGGACGGCGGCACCCCCTCGTTGCACGAGCTCCGGCTGCACAACGGGACGATCTACCGCTGGAACCGGCCGGTCTACGACGTGACGCCCGAGGGGCCGCACCTGCGCGTGGAGAACCGGCTGCTGGCCGCCGGCCCCACGGTGGCGGACACGATCGCCAACGCCGCGTTCTACTTCGGCCTGGTCCGGGCGCTGGCCACCGACGACCGGCCGCTGTGGTCCCAGATGTCGTTCAGCGCTGCGGAGGAGAACTTCTACGTCGCGGCCCGGCACGGCATCTCCGCCCAGGTCTACTGGCCGGGGCTGGGACAGGTGAGCGCCTCGGAGCTGGTGCTGCGCCGGTTGCTGCCGCTCGCAGACCAGGGCCTGGCCGAGAGCGGGGTGGAGCGGGCCGAGCGGGACCGCTTCCTGGGGATGATCGAGCAGCGGTGCCTGAAGCGCACGAACGGCGCCGAGTGGTTCGTCACCCAGGTGCGCGCGCGCGGGGAGCGGAACCGGGAGGACGCGCTGCGGTCCACCCTGCTGGAGTACGTCGAGCGGATGCACAGCAACGAGCCGGTGCACACCTGGTCCTGA
- a CDS encoding universal stress protein: MATVVVGYVAKPEGDAALAKAIEEAKLRGAKLVVVNSHRGGAEYDGEAALRTSREIGSVQARLDESGVEYDVRQMVRGFEPSEDLISLAEANDADLIVIGLRKRTPVGKLILGSNAQRILLDAPCPVMAVKA; this comes from the coding sequence ATGGCAACCGTGGTCGTGGGTTACGTCGCCAAGCCGGAGGGGGACGCGGCTCTGGCCAAGGCCATCGAGGAGGCGAAGCTCCGCGGAGCGAAGCTCGTCGTGGTCAACTCCCACCGGGGCGGCGCCGAGTACGACGGGGAGGCTGCCCTGCGCACCAGCCGCGAGATCGGATCGGTCCAGGCGCGCCTCGACGAGTCGGGTGTCGAGTACGACGTGCGCCAGATGGTTCGCGGTTTCGAGCCGTCGGAGGACCTGATCAGCCTCGCCGAGGCCAACGACGCGGACCTGATCGTGATCGGGCTGCGCAAGCGGACCCCCGTCGGCAAGCTGATCCTGGGCAGCAACGCGCAGCGGATCCTGCTGGACGCGCCCTGCCCCGTGATGGCGGTCAAGGCCTGA
- a CDS encoding HhH-GPD-type base excision DNA repair protein gives MGFHIANEPQADSVLDEHPFAVLVGMALDQQYGMEHAFRGGAKLLDRLGDLDPARIAAMDPEEFKAICAQTPAIHRFPGSMAGKLQGIAVIVEEQYGGDVTRLWNEAEDGKDLLKRVMALPGFGKQKAQIFVALLAKQMGVRPSGWQDVAGDYALEGYRSVADVVDADSLLKVREYKQAAKAAAKAGKG, from the coding sequence ATGGGATTCCACATCGCCAACGAGCCGCAGGCCGACAGCGTGCTGGACGAGCACCCCTTCGCGGTGCTCGTCGGGATGGCCTTGGACCAGCAGTACGGGATGGAGCACGCCTTCCGCGGCGGTGCGAAGCTGCTGGACCGGCTCGGTGACCTCGACCCGGCCCGGATCGCGGCGATGGACCCCGAGGAGTTCAAGGCGATCTGCGCCCAGACCCCGGCGATCCACCGGTTCCCGGGCTCGATGGCCGGAAAGCTGCAGGGCATCGCGGTCATCGTGGAGGAGCAGTACGGCGGAGACGTCACCCGCTTGTGGAACGAGGCGGAGGACGGCAAGGACCTGCTCAAGCGGGTGATGGCCCTGCCCGGCTTCGGCAAGCAGAAGGCGCAGATCTTCGTGGCGCTCCTCGCCAAGCAGATGGGCGTGCGCCCCTCGGGGTGGCAGGACGTGGCCGGCGACTACGCCTTGGAGGGCTATCGCTCGGTCGCCGACGTGGTCGACGCCGACAGCCTGCTGAAGGTGCGTGAGTACAAGCAGGCCGCCAAGGCTGCCGCGAAGGCCGGCAAGGGCTGA
- a CDS encoding RNA polymerase sigma factor, with translation MLSHPAVVSLIDSGSTSGTVTPDQVRQASDAASVEPRHLKALLTHLSAQGITVDISAAPVSRAAAAGSPRKATTARAAKKATGEPAAKKAAAPAKKAAAKKAVPSVEAALGPDGKKILPDIPDEQFEKDVAVDPTIKEDEKEATFVVSSADDTDEPEQQVMVAGATADPVKDYLKQIGKVPLLNAEMEVELAKRIEAGLFSEEKLAKGGKLSAKTQEEYEWIAEDGKRAKNHLLEANLRLVVSLAKRYTGRGMLFLDLIQEGNLGLIRAVEKFDYTKGYKFSTYATWWIRQAITRAMADQARTIRIPVHMVEVINKLARVQRQMLQDLGREPTPEELAKELDMTPEKVIEVQKYGREPISLHTPLGEDGDSEFGDLIEDSEAIVPADAVSFTLLQEQLHAVLDTLSEREAGVVSMRFGLTDGQPKTLDEIGKVYGVTRERIRQIESKTMSKLRHPSRSQVLRDYLD, from the coding sequence GTGCTGTCGCACCCCGCAGTCGTCTCCCTCATCGACTCCGGGTCGACGAGTGGAACGGTGACTCCTGACCAGGTCCGGCAGGCCAGCGACGCGGCCTCCGTCGAGCCACGCCACCTCAAGGCCCTGCTGACCCATCTGAGCGCCCAGGGCATCACGGTGGACATCAGTGCGGCTCCGGTCTCCCGCGCAGCAGCGGCGGGCTCCCCGCGCAAGGCCACGACCGCCCGCGCGGCCAAGAAGGCCACCGGCGAGCCCGCGGCCAAGAAGGCAGCGGCTCCCGCGAAGAAGGCCGCGGCGAAGAAGGCGGTCCCCTCCGTCGAGGCCGCCCTGGGCCCGGACGGCAAGAAGATCCTGCCGGACATCCCCGACGAGCAGTTCGAGAAGGACGTCGCGGTCGATCCCACGATCAAGGAGGACGAGAAGGAGGCCACCTTCGTCGTCTCCTCCGCCGACGACACCGACGAGCCCGAGCAGCAGGTCATGGTCGCCGGCGCGACCGCCGACCCGGTCAAGGACTACCTCAAGCAGATCGGCAAGGTCCCCCTCCTCAACGCGGAGATGGAGGTCGAGCTGGCCAAGCGCATCGAGGCCGGCCTCTTCTCCGAGGAGAAGCTCGCCAAGGGCGGGAAGCTCAGCGCCAAGACGCAGGAGGAGTACGAGTGGATCGCGGAGGACGGTAAGCGCGCCAAGAACCACCTGCTGGAGGCCAACCTCCGCCTCGTCGTCTCGCTGGCCAAGCGCTACACGGGCCGCGGCATGCTCTTCCTGGACCTGATCCAGGAGGGCAACCTCGGTCTCATCCGTGCGGTCGAGAAGTTCGACTACACCAAGGGCTACAAGTTCTCCACCTACGCCACCTGGTGGATCCGCCAGGCGATCACCCGGGCGATGGCCGACCAGGCCCGCACGATCCGCATCCCCGTGCACATGGTCGAGGTCATCAACAAGCTCGCCCGGGTGCAGCGCCAGATGCTCCAGGACCTGGGCCGCGAGCCCACGCCGGAGGAGCTGGCCAAGGAGCTCGACATGACCCCGGAGAAGGTCATCGAGGTCCAGAAGTACGGGCGCGAGCCGATCTCGCTGCACACGCCCCTGGGTGAGGACGGCGACTCGGAGTTCGGCGACCTGATCGAGGACTCCGAGGCCATCGTGCCCGCGGACGCGGTCTCGTTCACCCTGCTGCAGGAGCAGCTGCACGCCGTGCTCGACACGCTCTCCGAGCGCGAGGCGGGCGTGGTGAGCATGCGGTTCGGTCTCACCGACGGTCAGCCGAAGACGCTCGACGAGATCGGCAAGGTCTACGGTGTCACGCGTGAGCGGATCCGGCAGATCGAGTCGAAGACCATGTCGAAGCTGCGGCACCCCAGCCGCTCGCAGGTCCTGCGCGACTACCTGGACTGA
- a CDS encoding tyrosine-type recombinase/integrase: MPPSPKRLDLPSLLSSWEVGLRAERKSPQTVKSYTTGVTQYLAYCAAHGRPAVLDRRTLALFVDDLLSKGLQASTATSRQLGVRRFSAWLVEEGELDADPLLGVKSPKIDTKVIEPLVEEQIKALIKACAGKDLRERRDEAIVRFMAETGARAGEVVGLAVHDVDVRNGTAIIRRGKGGKGRTVPFGPQTGLALDRYLRTRRGHSLSDRTDALWLGDRGKGFSYDALHKSLAHRAALAGIEGFRPHLLRHTAAHRWLAAGGSEGGLMAVAGWTRPDMLLRYTKAQASARAAQEARALGLGDF, encoded by the coding sequence ATGCCCCCGAGCCCCAAGCGCCTCGACTTGCCCAGCCTGCTCTCCTCCTGGGAGGTGGGCCTACGCGCTGAGCGCAAGTCCCCACAGACGGTGAAGTCCTACACCACCGGGGTGACGCAGTACCTCGCCTACTGCGCCGCGCACGGGCGTCCCGCCGTGCTGGACCGCCGCACGTTGGCGCTGTTCGTTGACGACCTGCTCTCGAAGGGGTTGCAGGCGTCAACCGCTACCTCACGCCAACTGGGCGTGCGCCGCTTCTCCGCTTGGCTGGTGGAAGAAGGGGAGCTGGACGCTGACCCGCTTCTGGGCGTCAAGTCTCCCAAGATCGATACCAAGGTCATCGAGCCTCTCGTCGAGGAGCAGATCAAGGCGCTGATTAAGGCGTGCGCGGGTAAGGACCTCCGGGAGCGTCGCGACGAGGCCATCGTCCGGTTCATGGCGGAGACGGGTGCGCGAGCGGGGGAGGTCGTGGGGCTCGCGGTTCATGACGTGGACGTGAGGAACGGCACCGCCATCATCCGACGAGGGAAGGGGGGTAAGGGCCGGACCGTCCCGTTCGGGCCTCAGACGGGACTCGCGCTGGATCGCTATCTTCGGACGAGACGTGGGCACTCGTTGTCCGATCGTACGGACGCGCTGTGGCTGGGGGACCGTGGCAAAGGCTTCTCGTATGACGCCCTGCACAAGTCCTTGGCACACCGTGCCGCGCTGGCTGGGATTGAGGGCTTTCGTCCTCACCTCCTGCGCCACACCGCGGCGCATCGATGGCTCGCCGCCGGGGGATCCGAAGGTGGCCTCATGGCGGTTGCTGGGTGGACCCGGCCAGACATGCTGCTGCGCTACACCAAGGCCCAAGCGTCAGCACGTGCTGCCCAGGAGGCCCGGGCCCTCGGCCTCGGGGACTTCTGA
- a CDS encoding ArsR family transcriptional regulator yields the protein MRSLRQVGGDDRAHDPEPVTLGHAHQVFTRWLGADYDLDVLDAVLACAAVERLGGDPAWLLVVSGSGAAKTETVAPLALAGAHVTSTISSEGALLSGTSKKERTATATGGLLRKIGPSGVLVIKDVTSILSMNRDARGAVLAALREVYDGKWERNLGSDGGQSLAWLGRLVVIGAVTTAWDRAHEVVSSMGDRFVLIRLDSSKGRVASGRQAIANTGDEERMRLQLGQAVAGVLAGVDTTVDLAPTSEEATLILALANVVTLARTGVEHDYRGDVVDAHAPEMPTRFAKQLTQVLRGGIALGIDRGHMLKIVARCAADSMPPLRLAVLVDLHANPGSTTQEVRRRIDKPRATVDRTLQALHMLGLATLQELEQGPTRTVWRYSLARDVDIDALTRLTMSQKCQEEDTPLSHTNSTCSDKSGTTLEATCTECTEPLWPALASAGDTTHPNCGWEATHAP from the coding sequence ATGAGATCGCTGCGTCAGGTGGGCGGGGACGATCGCGCCCATGACCCCGAGCCCGTAACCCTCGGCCATGCACATCAGGTCTTCACTCGGTGGCTTGGTGCGGACTACGACCTTGACGTGCTAGACGCCGTACTGGCCTGCGCTGCTGTGGAACGGCTCGGCGGCGACCCCGCGTGGCTGCTCGTCGTGTCTGGTTCGGGTGCTGCGAAGACCGAGACGGTGGCACCGCTGGCCCTCGCTGGTGCCCACGTCACCTCCACCATCAGCAGCGAGGGCGCGTTGTTGTCGGGCACCAGCAAGAAGGAGCGGACGGCCACCGCGACCGGGGGCTTGCTGCGCAAGATCGGCCCTAGTGGCGTGCTCGTCATCAAGGACGTCACCAGCATCCTGTCCATGAACCGGGACGCTCGTGGTGCGGTGCTGGCGGCGCTCCGCGAGGTGTACGACGGCAAGTGGGAACGCAACCTTGGCTCCGATGGGGGGCAGTCACTGGCATGGCTTGGCCGCCTCGTGGTCATCGGTGCCGTAACCACGGCCTGGGACCGCGCCCACGAAGTCGTTTCGTCCATGGGTGACCGTTTCGTGTTGATCCGGCTCGACTCCTCCAAGGGCAGAGTGGCGTCCGGTCGGCAGGCCATCGCCAACACCGGCGATGAGGAAAGGATGCGACTGCAACTGGGCCAGGCCGTTGCCGGGGTGCTAGCTGGGGTGGACACCACCGTCGACCTGGCTCCCACCTCCGAGGAGGCCACCCTGATCCTGGCGTTGGCCAACGTGGTGACCTTGGCGAGGACCGGCGTTGAGCATGACTACCGAGGCGACGTGGTTGACGCCCACGCTCCGGAGATGCCTACGAGGTTCGCCAAGCAGCTCACGCAGGTGCTGCGCGGTGGCATCGCCCTGGGCATCGACAGGGGGCACATGCTGAAGATTGTGGCCCGTTGCGCAGCCGACTCGATGCCGCCGTTGCGGCTAGCCGTGCTCGTGGACCTACACGCCAACCCCGGCTCGACAACGCAGGAGGTGCGGAGGCGGATCGACAAGCCCCGGGCCACGGTGGACCGCACGTTGCAGGCGCTCCACATGCTCGGGCTGGCCACCCTGCAGGAGTTGGAGCAGGGGCCGACGCGGACTGTGTGGCGGTACTCCTTGGCGCGAGACGTGGACATCGACGCGCTTACGCGCTTGACGATGTCCCAGAAATGTCAGGAGGAGGACACACCTCTTTCACACACAAACAGCACGTGTAGTGACAAATCTGGGACAACCCTTGAGGCGACGTGCACGGAGTGCACCGAGCCGCTTTGGCCCGCCCTTGCTTCGGCCGGCGACACCACCCACCCCAACTGCGGGTGGGAGGCCACCCATGCCCCGTAG
- a CDS encoding phage major capsid protein, with protein MSTSSPLREQRAAVLTEAKTIVARATKANRDLTTHEADTLDGLMGRVTNIDKQIKGKALVDSVLRLGTAEDDPDARGVFNETAKAGIVHAVKSRTTYRTEVDRKALTSGTLLPTVGRGVEPGLWPNIFPIASLFRQEPAAGPTTRYYRFDGAEADIVAEGALKPDAGLSITPVDVALAKIAVLTSFSDEMSEDAPYLVAHLAAELSNAVVTRENQAILDTFNAVSGLLTGTGAAGNVVDLVADAVAGQEAISGVTPSAIIAHPATIATIRKARADGSTGGYTVDPLSASPTALHGVQLISTPATATGVVWVVGGQGVVIYRRGPITVEIDHGKDGWEHNTRTMRAEQRMATAVVRPSSITRLTLT; from the coding sequence ATGTCTACTTCCTCGCCGCTGCGAGAGCAGCGCGCCGCCGTACTCACCGAAGCCAAGACCATCGTCGCCAGGGCCACGAAGGCCAACCGCGACCTGACCACACACGAGGCAGACACCCTCGACGGCCTCATGGGCCGCGTCACCAACATCGATAAGCAGATCAAGGGCAAGGCCCTCGTGGACAGCGTGCTACGCCTCGGCACCGCCGAGGACGACCCTGACGCCAGGGGTGTCTTCAACGAGACTGCCAAGGCCGGGATCGTCCACGCGGTCAAGTCCCGCACCACGTATCGCACCGAGGTGGATCGCAAGGCCCTGACCTCGGGAACCCTGCTGCCGACAGTTGGCAGGGGAGTGGAGCCGGGGCTGTGGCCCAATATCTTCCCGATTGCCTCCCTGTTCCGGCAGGAGCCCGCCGCTGGCCCGACCACGCGGTACTACCGCTTCGACGGTGCCGAAGCAGACATCGTGGCCGAGGGCGCGCTGAAGCCGGACGCGGGTCTTTCCATCACGCCAGTCGATGTGGCGCTGGCCAAGATCGCGGTGCTCACCTCGTTCAGCGATGAGATGAGCGAGGACGCGCCGTACCTCGTGGCGCATCTCGCGGCGGAACTGTCCAACGCGGTGGTGACCCGTGAGAACCAGGCCATTCTCGACACGTTCAACGCCGTGTCCGGGCTACTTACTGGCACGGGCGCAGCTGGCAATGTTGTTGACCTCGTGGCCGATGCCGTGGCGGGCCAGGAGGCGATCAGCGGTGTCACGCCGTCCGCGATCATTGCCCACCCCGCCACCATTGCGACGATCCGCAAGGCAAGGGCGGACGGTTCCACGGGCGGCTACACAGTGGACCCGCTGTCGGCGTCACCCACTGCGCTGCACGGCGTCCAGCTCATCAGCACCCCAGCGACCGCTACGGGTGTTGTGTGGGTCGTCGGCGGGCAGGGCGTCGTGATCTACCGACGCGGACCCATCACGGTGGAAATCGACCACGGCAAGGACGGGTGGGAGCACAACACCCGCACCATGCGCGCGGAGCAGCGCATGGCAACCGCCGTCGTACGCCCCAGTTCGATCACGAGGCTCACGCTGACATAG
- a CDS encoding SGNH/GDSL hydrolase family protein, with protein sequence MIRTRRPSRAALVALTAGLLVLVGCLAMLWEGSSGAGSSSDDDPDARVRELLQPWYAALRDHEQAPVRAVVVGDSISEGVLLPNPVYPRRMVGLLEDELRRRLDAPEGGAGYFPAFYADPLTADDTVRAGTPPQEVVYGDWGLGGRALVMPQTSSLTYPAQPGRRIRVGYGGIEALAGEAVVLVDGVDVTAAGRLSDGTPSGPTISSASTERRAGLWWESADLGPGDHVVQVVSTSPAGAFIHTGVEFLDPDGTSGIHVYDAAHSGATAESFAREEMENGHWAEVAALDPQLVLVNLGSNPEPAYRQSLERVVRLALAAAPHAVVLVVDGYEPGTWDSAAWAVVKQARRDAVALDPDRVGLLDLASRWPVLAKDGSTNEGLMLESPGPLHLTEAGNARMAQELAEVLTPPE encoded by the coding sequence GTGATCCGCACCCGGCGGCCGTCGCGTGCGGCGCTGGTGGCCCTCACGGCCGGCCTGCTGGTGCTCGTGGGCTGCCTGGCCATGCTCTGGGAAGGGTCGTCCGGCGCCGGATCGTCCTCGGACGACGACCCGGACGCGCGTGTGCGGGAGCTGTTGCAGCCCTGGTACGCCGCGCTGCGCGACCACGAGCAGGCTCCCGTGCGCGCCGTGGTGGTCGGCGACTCCATCTCCGAGGGGGTCCTGCTGCCGAACCCGGTCTACCCCCGACGGATGGTCGGGCTGCTGGAGGACGAGCTGCGGCGTCGGCTCGACGCGCCGGAGGGCGGTGCCGGGTACTTTCCGGCGTTCTACGCCGACCCCCTCACGGCCGACGACACGGTCCGGGCCGGTACGCCTCCCCAGGAGGTCGTCTACGGCGACTGGGGCCTGGGTGGGCGTGCCCTGGTGATGCCGCAGACCTCCTCGCTGACCTATCCGGCCCAGCCCGGGCGCCGGATCCGGGTCGGCTACGGGGGCATCGAGGCGTTGGCGGGCGAGGCCGTCGTCCTGGTCGACGGCGTGGACGTCACGGCCGCGGGCCGGCTCAGCGACGGCACCCCCTCGGGGCCGACCATCAGCTCGGCCTCGACCGAGCGTCGTGCCGGCCTCTGGTGGGAGTCGGCGGACCTGGGGCCGGGCGACCATGTGGTCCAGGTGGTCAGCACCTCGCCGGCGGGGGCGTTCATCCACACCGGGGTGGAGTTCCTGGACCCCGACGGCACCTCCGGCATCCACGTCTACGACGCGGCGCACTCCGGTGCCACCGCGGAGAGCTTCGCCCGGGAGGAGATGGAGAACGGGCACTGGGCCGAGGTCGCGGCGCTGGACCCGCAGCTGGTCCTCGTCAACCTCGGGAGCAACCCGGAGCCCGCGTACCGGCAGAGCCTGGAGCGGGTGGTGCGCCTGGCCCTGGCGGCGGCACCGCACGCCGTCGTCCTCGTGGTCGACGGCTACGAGCCGGGCACCTGGGACAGTGCCGCGTGGGCAGTGGTCAAGCAGGCTCGACGCGACGCCGTGGCGCTGGATCCGGACCGGGTGGGGCTGCTCGACCTGGCCTCTCGCTGGCCGGTGCTGGCCAAGGACGGGTCCACCAACGAGGGGCTGATGCTCGAGTCGCCCGGGCCCTTGCACCTGACCGAGGCCGGGAACGCCCGGATGGCCCAGGAGCTGGCCGAGGTCCTGACGCCGCCCGAGTGA